The following proteins are co-located in the Dromiciops gliroides isolate mDroGli1 chromosome 2, mDroGli1.pri, whole genome shotgun sequence genome:
- the LOC122738128 gene encoding 60S ribosomal protein L21-like: MTNTKGKRRGTRYMFSRPFRKHGVVPLATYMRIYKKGDIVDIKGIDTIQQEMPHKCYHGKTGWVYNVTQHAVGIVVNKQVKGKILAKKINVRIEHIKHSKSRDSFLKRVKENDQKKKEAKEKGTWVQLKCQPATPRETHFVRTNGKEPELLEPIPYEFMA; the protein is encoded by the coding sequence acaaacacaaaaggaaaaaggagaggaacaCGTTACATGTTTTCTAGGCCCTTTAGAAAACATGGTGTTGTTCCTTTGGCTACATATATGCGAATATACAAGAAAGGTGATATTGTAGATATCAAGGGTATAGACACAATTCAGCAAGAAATGCCCCACAAATGTTACCATGGCAAGACTGGATGGGTCTATAATGTTACTCAACATGCTGTAGGCATTGTTGTAAACAAACAGGTTAAGGGCAAGATTCTAGCCAAGAAAATTAATGTGCGTATTGAGCATATTAAGCATTCTAAGAGCAGAGATAGCTTcctgaagagggtaaaagaaaatgaccagaagaagaaggaagccaaagaaaaaggcACCTGGGTTCAACTGAAATGTCAGCCTGCTACACCCAGAGAAACACACTTTGTGAGGACCAATGGCAAGGAACCCGAGCTGTTGGAACCAATCCCCTATGAATTTATGgcataa